DNA from Tripterygium wilfordii isolate XIE 37 chromosome 4, ASM1340144v1, whole genome shotgun sequence:
TTAGTTGTTAAAGCTAATGTCATTTTCGAACATATTTATTGTTTCCTTGGAAGTTCAAATTAGCTGTTAAAGCTAATGTCATTTTCGAACATATTAAGAATTTCCTAGGAATTTCAAATAAGCCTTTTAATACTAATGTCATTTTCGAACATAGAATTAAAGATCCATCAATATAAACGTCAaggttataattatttattttggtaAGCAGAATAAACGTGGAagtaaataacaaaattatgtaaaaaaataaacgtaaacgttgagaaacaaaaaGAGTTGGGCGTAAAATTTCAAGTTGCATTTCgtcctcctctctctctgatTTTGGATTGATTGTTCTTTTCTTCCATGTTCTCTCTTGGGAAACCAAAGCATTACCACATTGTAATCATCAGAGAGACGATCAAAACCAAACCAATTTCATTGTTAGATATCCAATAATTTAGgcaaatcaaaactaataattacaaaaataatgacTATTTCGAGGATAGTCGTCTCCAATTGACAACTGATGCAACGCAATGTGGTGGGAAGAACATgtacttggacctgttgattcgacacatgAATACTAAGAACAAGTTTACTTAAATTAACatatttaagtagacttgttcctagtattcgtgtgtcgaatcaacaggttcAAGTACGTGTTCTTCCCACCACGTACGTCGCGCTGTATCAACAACTCTGTTGATGCCGCGGTAACTTAAACCGAATGCTCAATCACCTAAAACATACAAAAAACACCTACTTAGGTAATTGCAGAAAGCTCTAAATCTAACTAATCCATTTTATAAAAATCCGGCGACATAACGTCTTATGTATGCTAAAccccaaaattaaataaatccaATTAGTTCAGAAATTTCGAAATACTTCATATATTCCAAACAAATTCAATCCATCATGCACAATATGTCTATTTGATCTAAACATGACCTCGATAAACAATTAGTCGCCCTAAGAATTAATCCATGGTATTAGCGAATCATCAATCACCAATAAAACCCATCCATGGCTGAAATTACTATTAACATGCATTATTGAAATACCTACTAATCCATTAGCTCATAGGATACCAATTTTTGACAGGGTCTGGtcttttattaattgttttggttttggatattttcttgaGGTTTCTCCCCTCTGATGTTAACGTAGGTCTGATATTGATCGAATTAGGTTTGACTAATTCTGTGTTTGTAACTGTCTGTATTTGGACCTATTGATCTGGATGTAGTATCGTGCAGAAGTTAATTTCTCTGGAACTCAAAGACTAGGCTTTACTAGTTTAGGTATGGATGATATGGACTCTGCACATAGCAGATAtttggattttgtttttgtttgcagATGAAGGGCCAAATAACTGTGATTGGTTTTTGACCCTACAATTGTTAAGGGAGAGATTGTAGAATTTTAAATCCTAATGTAAGAGTGACAAATGTGTGGTCTCTTTGATTATATTGTTATTGTTCTGTCAATAGCAATGTAACCTTGAAGTAGGTTACCATATATGGAGCAATGTAACCTTGAAATAGGTTACTAACGAGGTAattaattcaacatatattgacATATATTATATGTGTTGAGCAAACGATCGATTGTGCACTTGTACAATCAATTAGTGAGAGCATTAATCATGTTATTCAATGTTGGTCTAATTATTATATTGTATGGAAAGTTAGCATAAACACATGAATCATGGGTTACCAGGGTTTGAGCCTGGGCCACCAAAGTATATGTAGTGGCTATTGTGGTGAATGGATACGTTGTAAAAGTCTGGCTCTGTCTCCCTTTTTATAAGGTCTCTGAATGGAACTTGAATGGGCTCGTTGGGGTTATCCGTAGTCATGATTTCTAAGTTGCGGATATAACATGCCTTGTTATGTCCCTCGTGACCAAAACGACCAGTGCCCATCTCTGTCATGTTGTTGGATACCTCACCACCCCACTCCACACTCGTATATGGACCTCCCAACGCGGGAAAGGTATCGCTTTTCCATTTGCCCATCAACTCGTCATTAATCATCAAAAACCATTTTTGTTGGTCTGGATCCtgattaaattaatataaatgtAAAATGATCTTAAAATATATGACAGATTAAGGGGTCGAAGATTATAATATAACAATTTTTTAGCTATCATCGGTTACGTACCTTCCAAATATTCACTTGAATATCGGGTTGGGAAGATGATAGATCAAGTATATTTCCCAGCAAGACCTCGTCATCGTCATCGTTGCCGTCGCCATCATCGTTCTCCTGCTCAAATTCTTCACACTCATAATTGTAGCAAATTTTCGTCTGATACCCATCCGTCTAAGTATAAGATTGcgcaaattaaattaatatatacatgATGATAACATATaatgaattttatatatatatgtatatatataaattatttaattgaataTAAATTAGGTGTGAGCTTACAGTCCATAAAAGGAATAGTCTGATGCTTTCATCACCATTAAGCTCTGGGAATACCTAATAAGAGTTTTTTGAACCTTTAATTACTTGCAACTTATgctaaagaaaattaatttattaataaaaaaaaagagactaacATGCCATCCAGCAGTAATGCTCTCATAATTTTGTCCTGAGCCCGTTTTGATTCGAACATGAGCTTGGCTGCACCCTTGCTCACCATGTACTGATGGCTCGGCCTTGTTTATTTTTGCTGCCACCCCATATATGACTTTTGTTGCCTCATAACTGACACTTGCATGCTATAGCCATGCGTATATGCAAAATGCATGAGTGAAAAACGttatcgaaaatgacatgtatccCATCAGTTAGGTAGTCCATGGAAGCCCAACagatttatttcattaatttaatgaatggaataattttatttccactcttttatatcaaaattcattgtccaaaatttattgttttaacatagattttattgttttttaaagcacaatctagaatttattgttttaattctgaattcatttgtttttgaaattccattgaaaaaaaaaacaatggaattaagaaatttcattgaaaaaaaaagcaacggaattaagatttaccagATAAAACTTATCGATGATGAATCTtcttagaaagagttttatccactaattctgaatatgtaattttttttaaaaatctaacatgtattttgagaattaaaaacgttttaaaatttcgtttaagagatcAACTTGGACTCCCATGTACTACTAAAACATTATCTAATCAAcaaatgttaatttttttgggtAGAAATTAAAATGACTGGAAATACCTCATGGGTATCAAAAGAAGTAGGAAGCTGATGTTGGAAagatttttgcttctttttgaaTTCAGACGTAGTAGAATTGACTGTCATAACATTAGCCACCGCAAGTCGTCGTCGTACGAAATTAGTATTGTTAATCCTGCTTTTCTTTGcatatttcttcattttcaGCATTTGTGTAGGCACTTCCTTTTAATTAGAGAAAcacaaacaattaattaattagtgtgAAGACAcgtattaaaattattttaaaaataataaaagtagACACATGAATtattatatatctttttttataCTGGAATTAGTATCCATAaattataccaaaaaaaatgaaacataatataattaaaaattagCAATAAGCaatagattaattaattaagtgcTCTCAATTACCTTTATAGTCAGCAAAACATGCTTGTTGATCCTTCTTACTGTCTTGACAACATCTTCATGCCTATTATTATTTTGAGCTGAAACAAGGATAGcagtgaggatgaagaagaatgccaacaaagaaaaaccaaagaagTTCATAGTCTGCGGTGCCAAGAAATATGTTAATTCAGAATTAAATTGGTGTGAAGAGAACTAACATACATCGTGTATTATATATAGAAATCGGAAGTTGTAAGGTTTCCTAGGAAGATCAAATTAGCTGTCCAAAACTATGCCATTTTGGAACATATTAAGatcaatgttttaaaaatcGGATTTCGAATCATACCACCGGCAACCAATTTAACCGGTTCAACCCGTTTGACCGGTCGACCGGtatgatttaattaattaaaattttgataattcataataattataaaaaaaaaaaccttgtaaattattagaaaatttgctataaattaaaatccattcaaataaagtaataaacacaataataacactCTTAATCTCAAATTATACACAATATTATCAAACTCAATATCAAATTGACAAACAACCTTATAAGAAAGTACAACATaaccatataaattataaagttCAAGTCCAACATAAGCATTTAAATCTCATTTCAAACCGGTATTCATGTTGGGAACCGGCCAGTCAAACCAGTATTTGACCAAACCGGTATTTCACAGGTGACCCCTCCGATTTCAGGTTCAACCGATATTTTAAAACACTGATTAAGGTTTCGTTGGGAATTCAAGTTAGCTGTTTAACAATAACGACATTTTCGATCATATTAAGGTTTCCTTGGAAGTTCAAGTTAATTAGCTGTTTAACACTGTCATTTAACATATTAAGGTTTCCTTGGAAGTTCAAGTAATTAGCTGTTTAATTAACACTAATGTCATTTTCGAACAGACAATTAGAGATGCATCAACGTAAACGTCAAACTTATCATTATTTCTTTTGATGAGCCGAATAGatgtgaaaataatttttttttaagtaaagtaattttttaaaataaaataaacgtAAAAGTTGGGAGTtataccaattttttttttttatcgtatTGCCTAGTTTCCTACgtcaaaaatgaaattgaaagcaTTTAATTTAGCCATTTAGGATAATACAATGTTTGAAACCAAGCAGAACTGTTAAAGTTTCTTAGGAAGTTCAAATTAGCTGTCTAAAACTATGACATCTCCTCCAATGCTGAGGAATTGTTTTTGTTCCCTAGACGAACTcctaaaattattatttaaattctctcatgtttttttttccttcattttcacGATTAAATTTGCTTTATTATATAGCCTAGTTTAATacgttaaaaattaaattgaaagcTGGCTCAAGCATTTAATTTAGGGTAAAAGACACCAATTTCTTGGAGTTTTGTGACACCAAGACACAGGGAATACTCCTTTCGATGGAGCAAAGGTGTCAATATAGGCCTTATCATCCATATGGTAATTGTACAAATTGaatggattttttattttcgaaTAACAAACACGTAATTTAAGATCCTATTtgatatcacttccaaaaattatgaaaataaaaaatacaaaaaaaaacataaatatgacAACTTGTATTGTTTCGTACCTAAAAcagaaatgaaaacataaaattaatttgattcaAGATGAGATCTTCATGCAAGATGTCGTCAAAAACTGCAATGAAAAAGTCCTACCCAAGTCCGAAAAGACATCGGAAATGGGCAGCCCAAATATATTTATGGGTGGACCAAACGAGTTCAAAGGCTGATCCAAACCTGAAACCTAAACAATGACCCGGCCCGAAGCCCGGCCCGGGAAATTTTATGTAAGGCAGTCCTACTTTCAAGCATAGGACGAATAACACTTCGATCAACAGGGAAGAGAGTCCAGTGGACCAAAATTCTACAAGTGTGATTAGGTCATTATGCCTTTGTATGTCCAGGAAAAGGGAGGAGGGTCGCTCTGATGTGTAAAGGAGATGAGCTGGAAATAACAGAAGAGCTCGCAAATCCAAAGGTGCTTACGTGTTTTGATTGCCTTGGGCTTGGACGTCTATGGGTTTGTTCGACTTTGGCCAGACTCTTCCGACTTCGTTGGCCGGGTTGTGCATCGACTgatgttttgtccaattttacTGACTGGATTGTGTGTTGACTGACAAGTTACCAAGACGATTTTTGATCACTACACAAGACATAAACTTGTTGACCCTCCACAGCAAAACACAATTGCAGTCCCTAAGAATTCCTAGGTTGCCATAAGATTCTAAGGCAAATACTCCTGGTATGtccattaattaatattataacatGTTATCTATTgtgtttattgtttgtttggtgtgTGCGCAACTCCACTGCAGGAGTGTGGTTCATGCACTGCCATCTAGAGCGTCACCTGTCATGGGGCATGGATATGACATTCATTGTGAAAGATGGTGAAGGCTCTGAAGGAAAAAATGCTTCCACCACCAACTGATACTCTACCACGTTGAAGTAACTTTAGGGTTTCATCAAGGGGAAATTGCGGTGTGGTGTTCTTTATTTTTAGAATTGTTTCAAGGATGTATCCAGTGATTTCATTGCTTGGTTTCGAAGGCTTGCGAGTTGCAATGCTCACAACTATATTCTTACGAGACATTTTGTTGGTGTTTTGAGAGGAGAATGAGGATAAATTAGTATATTCTCTTACTTAGTTGAATTTTAAAGGATTGAATCCCAACTAATTCCACCCTATTCTCCCTTGGggagaaataaaaaattctcacttgttatgaaatattgttttattttctaaaagaaaaaaaaatgatactaTAAAAATTGTACTACTAATATTCTCACACTCACACActtttataccaaacatgaccaCGCCCACCTCatactcatctcacactcacctcacactcatcttctcatctcatgctcacctcacacaattatgaactAAATGCCCCGTTAGCCCCTGCAATAAAGTTCCATGTGGTTTACTTTTATGATTCCTAAAGGCATTTATTTCTTTGGCTGTGTGAACTCACGAGACAAAAACTCGACCATCAAGCGAGGGAAAAAGTAAAGAACCCAAAGGGAGTGGGGAAGTATTAAGGGGATTCTCTGCATATGCAGCCAAGATTGAGCTTCATGAGACAAGAACTCAGTGAACATACTCATTTAGACCTAAAACCAAGATCGAGCTAGCAAATGGACTAACAAACCAAGTACAAAAACAATCATGAACTCATTGCCTCTAGAATTAACACAATTCTATGCGCAGAAATCGATTAGCTTGTGTTAAGAAAAATTTGGAAAGGGAACAATGAAAATCCTTTTGATCTCAAAATTGAAGCACGCTGGCTTAATTGCCTTTGCTGTCAAAATTTATAGAATACAATTTGGCTAAGACGACGATACACAagcaataaaagaaattaacttTTGGGTTTCTTAGAAGCAAACCTCTGCAAAGAAACTGGTAGTTCTTCCTTGTTTTCACTGATTAGTTTTTGCTTCTTCGACATTTCTTCATGCGTTTGCTGCTCCAAGAAAGGCCTCTTGGCTCGCAAAATATTATCCTGTTTCTTCTTTGATATCTTACTTGGCTTGCTTCTgccctttgttttcttcttcatgGTGATGCCCTTGGCAGCTTCAACAGCAGCTTCCTTATTGGCCTCTCTCTCCTGTTTTGTtggcttctctttcttcttggaGGGCCTCACTGTACCGATCTTTGAGGGGTCCAGCATAATTGTCTCAGGTGGGAGCTTGTCAAGAAGTGAGTGCACTTCCTTTTCCCTCCGTTGTTTGGGTGTTTCAAACGGATTTGCAACCCACGAATCAAAGTTGGGTTCCCCAGAACCTGGAATAAGAATTGAAGACCAACCCATGGAGTGCCCTATTCCAAGGACATCTTCATATGGACGGAACGACACTTTCCCTATTTGGTAACCTTTTGCCATAGAATGCCCCATGTATCTGCTATAATTCTGAGATTCTGTCTCTCTAAAAATCTGTACATATGAGCCAGTTCCAGCAGCCAGCAGACCTTTCTGACTGAAATCCAAGGTCTTTGCATGCCCTGGTAGAGTCTGAAGAACCTCAAATTTTCTCAAGTCCCAAAGtttaattttcctttctttaccAGACGTGGCCATGAGATGGCCATTAGGGTGGAATGCCATTGCTGATACAGCCCCATGATGACAGAGCATCTTGACAAGGGGATTGACGGCAGAAGGCTTCCACATGGTCACTGTACCACCTGAATGACCTAAAGCAACGACCCCATTGAAGGGATTCACTTCCATTACATTAGTTCGACCTAAGCCTGTCCTGAAATTGCCTATCATCTCACCCGTTGTGACATCCTGATAATGGAGCTGCCCAAATTTGTTTATTGATGCCAAAAGGAAATGATTTTTCAGGAACTGAAGTTTTAACACTGCACCATGTTCCTGTGAGACACCAATTCAGGTCAGTTCCACAACATGTTTGGCATCGTATGCATTGATTTAACCACATAACGATTAAAAGAATATGGCCAAATGACATTAACAACATCTATATCAAACATCCGTctaaagaaaaccaaaaaagggaaaagaaatcCCACCATAAGGtcatataaatacaaataaagtaataaacacTGACCAGGGTTGTCTCCTAAGCCTAAAACATTCAAAGGACAAAAAAATAACCCAAATTCTGTATTATGACCTACCGATAATCCAATACAGAATTAACAATACTACTGTACATTTTCTATGTATTCATAAAGTCCCTTTATGAGACAAGACTCACTTTAATAGGCagcaaaacataacttggttgggAGTCTCTTTATCCTTTCTTTCAAATTATAACTCCATGAAGAATAAGTCCCTTTTTTAATAAGAGGTATTAAGATCATTTAAAGCCAAGTCATGTGTTACTTCATCCCACCAAATTTTCCCCTATGATGCCTCTGCAAATTGAGGTAACACATCTTATTTGGAATAATGGCATTTATCAAAGGGTTGTATAGATTAGAATTCTACAAAATGACACAACACATTCGCATGATGTGCAGGAAATTCCATATCTCTGTCCAACGTCCCAGCAGCCATTATTAAATCAAACAGAAAGGATTTCCAAGAGTAGTCTGAAAATGTAGCAATTATAAAGAGCTggtagaaaaacaaaagaataatatttaacATGTGCAACGTGCATATCACAATAACCAAAGAGTAAACAGCAACTTAACAGAGAATTTAAATGTAAGCCTAAGGATGACCCAGGACGGGCATTCATGTTATTTATAATAACTGTTTTACTCGTTTGGAAAGCCAGTATACTGACCCTTAAGCAGTGAAGTTCAGTTCCATCCCGGTTATAAATATATGTGTACCTGCCAAAATGTACAATTGTTAGGTATATTACTTAAAGAGGGCTACAATGGGCCAGCTgccattaatattaattatgaaGTGACCCCAAATAGAAATTTCATGTATAAGGCctaaaaaactcaaaacaagACAGCGCACTTTGGCTGTTTCACCCAGGTGCACACCCTAGTAGAGGCAACAAGGGCAAAGGTGCATGCCTAAGCGCCGCTTAAGCCAGACAAGGCAGCGAGCACCTCGCATAATACTGTTCACAATCTAGGCATGAAAGTACATTAGTGTCATGGTCCAACATATCCCTTTATTTAAAGCAATTGAAACCACCACATAACATCCACAATGAGCGCATCACAAGATACTAAGATAGTACACAATTATGGTTCAAACCAGGTGAAAAGCACATACTTCTTTTGAGCAGCAGCGAAGAACAATTCATTGTGCAAAAACACCGCATCACGCACTGTTTCTCTGACCTGAAGAAATGATAAACCACCAAATAGCAAACTAATTGTCAGATCCAGACCTTGAAATCCTGATAAAAATTGTCAACCTAGTTATGAACATCAAGTTAAATTTTGTGACATTCAGCAAAAGGAACTAAATACAAACaagttttatttaattgttaCCTACGCAAATTTGTATAATAGAACACTCTGTCTGTCATGACTCGTGATATAATATTTGAAACCCTCAACTTCGTAAATTTTAAGCGTAAAACCCCAGGCTGAGAGTATTTGGATTTTTCTTCCGAtatcatatatgctaccattcCACCATCATTCACTCTACGACTTTGCCAGAGAAGCTTTCAGTCTTTTTACAGAAGACATTGACTACCATAGAGCAAAACTCTGATTATCTTTAAAGCCAAATTGAACTTCAACGCCAACTATTCAttgagcatttttttttccttttttccccaaTGAACATAATGCAttgaaaagattaaaaaaaattaaatggcaACAATGACTACCAGCAGTAATGATCCAATTATTATCCCTGTAATACCTAGTTATATGTTCAAGACAACCATAATTCGCAAACTTCTGTCCGTAGCTGGAATAATACTCATTGTAAACTAGCAAAATTAGCACCTTGCAGTAAACGTTGTCTTTGGAAATTCAAACATGGTTCCAAAGCCTAACCATATTAATATTTTTCCAATTCTTTTTTTCAAAGCAAATAGCACTCTTTCTAGAAGGTAGACAGCAGTTGTGCAAATTTGACCCATTCTAGTAACAAGAATACTAGCTTTCATTGTAATTTGTTCTGTAAAACTCAAAGCACAAAGCAAGTTCAAAGGTACAAGTGGTAGAAAGTACATTCAAAATCTTTTGTATATCACCCCATACCTTTTCTCTcaaataaactagaaagtcacaTTTCTAAGGTAAGccactcccgtgcacaaggctcctgcagtgggCAGGGTCGGGGACAAGAAAGATGTACATAGACCTTACTTCCACTGTGCGAGGCTGTTTCCAGGCCATGTTGATCCTCAAAACGGTCAGCAGGCCATGAAATTGAATTCATCAATTGAAAACAGATCCAAAATTCTGACAAAAAGTTTGGACTTCTCATGCAATAAATGGATTAGCCAGTGCCACAATCAGATTCCTCCAACCACATACTATGGTATGACCGCCTAAAAATGCTAGTAACTGGACATACAAATCCCAAGAAATTCTAGCACTTTTCAGTCCAATAGATATGCTTACTAAGCCATAACTATTCTCAAAGCTGAGGTTCGGCCATGCATATATTCACAAATATTAAGTGTGTTTAGCAAACCTTCAATTTTACTCAATAAAATAGTCAGAATACCAAAGAAACCTTCACAATAATATATTCCTCTTGACAATACTTTCTAAAAGGATAGATTTTAAAGTGTTGTATTTATCATGAAAAATCAACAAGATAAGAAAATTAAGATGACATAGCTACATAAAACTACCTTCGCACTCATCATGCCAACAAAAGATAAATGATCTCATCTCAAACATGGTTCCATCTCAATATGCTCCAGCCAGTTTTTACAACAGACAGAAGAGAGCATACCTGCATCTCTCTTATCAGGTTCATATTCTGCATGTCAACAATAGCCAGGTGTCCTTTCCGTCCAGCAACTGCCATATACCGGCCACTGGAGGTAAAATCAACGGTGTAAGGACCAAGATCTGCACATTGAAAAACGGTTTATGAGTAACTGAAAAAATTTTATCTACAAACCTAGCTAACACCATGCTCTCGTCAGATTAAATATCTGATAGACTACAACAAATTATGTCCTTCAGGAACTACATAGTTGGTATTTGGTAATATCTATCTAGTGTCATATCCACATTGATTCTCATCCAAATTTAAACAACGAAAGCTACCACTACTGCAAAACAGCCCCACAATCACTTCAATGCATGTCACCAAACCCATATATAAACATAACCAGTATAATAGCAATTCTTTAAATATATCTCCACTTTTCCTTTGTGCTTAACTTAATTATTGATGTCATATACCTTAATTACTGATGAACCTAAGTTGCCACCACGGGACATACAAAAGCTGACCGCCTTGAAGAAAACAATTTTACAAATTCAGATTATTAACAactagaaaagaaaaggaaaaagaaaaagacagtgGCGATGTACCTGGTAAGACTATATCATATTGATTCCTGGAGCTCAAGACATCTACTTCCTTAGCTATCGCTTCTTGTTTGATTCTCCATGTCTTTTCTAGACCTTCAGCCTCCAGAAATCCTCCCTCACTAGGCATAAGCCACTGCAATTTGTATCACACAGATTAAAATAATGGTCAAATATAATGTATCCAGGCATGTCAAAATCCTGTGTGCGGGTATAAAAGCAAATAACAAAGTCCATACACCCGACACTGTAGCTGAAGATCTTACAGCTAAGTAAAATCAAATGCTGAAATGCGAACCCAAGTACCTTGGCAGCCTTTGCAGCGGCTTTGGCAGAGATTCCATAGAATTCTTCTCTAACAGAGAGTTGACCCTTCAATTTTTTGTCTTGTAAAACCTGTAATATTCAGCAGATTAGAAgcacaataataaataatacgTTGCCAATTACAAATACAACAATACAAGCAAGTATATATATTACCTCCAAATTAGGAGCTTTGCCTCTCAAAAATTTCTTAACTTCTGGTGCATCTAACTCTTCAGAGATCTCCTGCAAATTTTCACAAATAAGTATTTTTCATCACCAGAAAACAATAGGGGAATTGTGACAAAGAAAGAATGAAAAAGTGGTGCGGGAAGTATTCACTAACCATAACTTCTTTATCTCACAGTTTATCTTACTCGGGGGAGTACGTTGACCGCGGTGGCACTCGACGGAGCAAAGCGAGACAACAGAGCGAGGGAGAGGGGTAAGAAGAGGGAGAGATGCCGAATTCAAACCCTAAAACGGAATTGAAGTCGGGACCAACAACATGGTTTTTAcgtaatatttatttaattacagGGTGACATTCAAGTTAGGCCTAGGCATTGAGCCGGGCCAACTCCGCCCAGAAATTAAGGACCCAAGCCCTGATTGATTATTTGGGCTTCGTGCCAAGCTTGGGGCCTGAACTTGGGCTAGACTTGGTACAAAAATGACAATCAAGGCCAAGCTTGGGCCCAAATGAGTCGTGCCTTAAGCCTCGCTTCAAtctcttttttgaattttcatcaAAATTCAATGGCCATGATTGATGAGAACAAAAGCACACTATTTATCGAAAACAAGGCAGAGATCTCTTACCATTTTTCTGTCAGGCATCTATTTTTGATAACTAATCTTTAACTTTTGGTGGTCAATAATTATGGTGTTTAAATATGGTTTCTTACTTTTGGTGGTAAATGAGCTTAGTCCATTTTaattacaaaaatcaatatcgggtgaaagaaaatttaaacCCAAAAATGTCCATAGTACCGTATTATGTGTAAATAAAATAtgctactaacaatagtgcatTCAAATTCAAGTTTGAAATGCGCTACTCCCAATCGTGTATTTCATTGTTCTAATTTTCAAATGTATTTTTAGATATTATCCATATTTTCAATGAAATCATATCgaaagtaagaaaaaaaatgcacccCGTAGATATTatctatattattttattattaatattattaatttgtgAATAGTTGTAACATGATTTattctaattttttaattttaaccaTTCGCATGTTGTTATTATTATCAATTAATTGATATTAGGGtccatttatttttaaataattattagttcaattaattttttatataattatataaaacaCAAAACTGTTAACTATAAAAgattaattacaaaaaaaattatttacagAATTTAGgaattatattt
Protein-coding regions in this window:
- the LOC119996913 gene encoding uncharacterized protein LOC119996913 yields the protein MNFFGFSLLAFFFILTAILVSAQNNNRHEDVVKTVRRINKHVLLTIKEVPTQMLKMKKYAKKSRINNTNFVRRRLAVANVMTVNSTTSEFKKKQKSFQHQLPTSFDTHEHASVSYEATKVIYGVAAKINKAEPSVHGEQGCSQAHVRIKTGSGQNYESITAGWHVFPELNGDESIRLFLLWTTDGYQTKICYNYECEEFEQENDDGDGNDDDDEVLLGNILDLSSSQPDIQVNIWKDPDQQKWFLMINDELMGKWKSDTFPALGGPYTSVEWGGEVSNNMTEMGTGRFGHEGHNKACYIRNLEIMTTDNPNEPIQVPFRDLIKRETEPDFYNVSIHHNSHYIYFGGPGSNPGNP
- the LOC119997824 gene encoding probable U3 small nucleolar RNA-associated protein 7; amino-acid sequence: MEISEELDAPEVKKFLRGKAPNLEVLQDKKLKGQLSVREEFYGISAKAAAKAAKWLMPSEGGFLEAEGLEKTWRIKQEAIAKEVDVLSSRNQYDIVLPDLGPYTVDFTSSGRYMAVAGRKGHLAIVDMQNMNLIREMQVRETVRDAVFLHNELFFAAAQKKYTYIYNRDGTELHCLREHGAVLKLQFLKNHFLLASINKFGQLHYQDVTTGEMIGNFRTGLGRTNVMEVNPFNGVVALGHSGGTVTMWKPSAVNPLVKMLCHHGAVSAMAFHPNGHLMATSGKERKIKLWDLRKFEVLQTLPGHAKTLDFSQKGLLAAGTGSYVQIFRETESQNYSRYMGHSMAKGYQIGKVSFRPYEDVLGIGHSMGWSSILIPGSGEPNFDSWVANPFETPKQRREKEVHSLLDKLPPETIMLDPSKIGTVRPSKKKEKPTKQEREANKEAAVEAAKGITMKKKTKGRSKPSKISKKKQDNILRAKRPFLEQQTHEEMSKKQKLISENKEELPVSLQRFASKKPKS